Proteins from a genomic interval of Staphylococcus debuckii:
- a CDS encoding flavin reductase family protein — translation MKQFDPNELTQKDNYKLLSGSVLPRPIAFVTSQDKEGNLNAAPFSFFNVVSSEPPMIMISTARINGKRKDTSVNIETMGEFVVHISQLSMIEGINQTAAPIAPTENELERTDFKTIPSTVVDVPAIEGASIRFECKLDRLIELGDDETGNDLIIGRVVQYHIDDAVYMDPFKINMQALQPVGRLAGNDYVKLGEEFTIQRPTE, via the coding sequence ATGAAACAATTCGATCCGAATGAGTTAACACAGAAAGATAATTATAAATTATTGAGTGGTAGTGTATTGCCACGTCCTATTGCGTTTGTGACCTCTCAAGATAAAGAAGGTAATCTTAATGCGGCGCCTTTCAGCTTTTTTAATGTAGTGAGTAGTGAACCGCCGATGATTATGATCTCAACGGCACGTATTAACGGCAAACGTAAAGATACGTCTGTGAACATCGAGACAATGGGTGAGTTTGTAGTGCATATTTCTCAACTTTCCATGATTGAAGGCATCAACCAAACAGCCGCACCTATTGCGCCGACAGAAAATGAATTAGAACGTACGGACTTTAAAACAATTCCTTCTACTGTAGTCGACGTCCCTGCAATTGAAGGGGCAAGTATCCGCTTCGAATGTAAATTAGATCGTCTCATTGAATTAGGCGACGATGAAACAGGTAATGATTTAATCATCGGACGCGTGGTACAATATCATATTGACGATGCGGTCTATATGGATCCGTTCAAGATTAATATGCAAGCCTTGCAGCCTGTAGGACGTTTAGCAGGAAACGATTATGTGAAACTAGGTGAAGAATTTACGATTCAACGCCCGACTGAATAA
- a CDS encoding SDR family oxidoreductase has protein sequence MALPDPRKKFTDKDFPKQEQPWPGLQKDMEPKPDCGEESYEGHGRLEGLKMLVTGGDSAIGRAVAIAYAREGASVVINYHPREEDDAQEVKQVIEGKGGTVYLLPGDITNEDFNYELVEFANDRLGGLDNVTMVAGYQQYHEKFEDFKTEDFTNTFETNVYPIFWTTQKALEYLKPGGTITTTTSIQGYDPNPLLHDYAATKAAIISLTKSLAKELIERGIRVNSVAPGPFWSPLQISGGQPQDKIPEFGQQSMMGRSGQPVELASTYVLLASDESSYTTGQVYGVTGGKQIN, from the coding sequence ATGGCACTTCCAGATCCACGCAAAAAATTTACAGATAAAGATTTTCCTAAACAAGAACAACCTTGGCCAGGTCTGCAAAAAGACATGGAACCGAAACCCGATTGCGGTGAGGAGTCATATGAAGGACATGGTCGTTTAGAAGGATTGAAAATGTTAGTAACTGGCGGCGACTCAGCTATCGGACGCGCTGTAGCAATCGCTTATGCCAGAGAAGGCGCATCAGTGGTTATCAATTATCATCCTAGAGAAGAAGACGATGCACAAGAAGTGAAACAAGTCATTGAAGGCAAAGGCGGAACAGTATATTTATTACCAGGCGATATTACGAACGAAGATTTCAACTATGAACTTGTAGAATTCGCAAACGACCGTCTAGGCGGATTAGACAACGTCACAATGGTGGCAGGCTATCAACAATATCATGAGAAATTCGAAGACTTCAAAACAGAAGACTTTACGAATACCTTTGAAACAAACGTCTATCCAATCTTTTGGACGACGCAAAAGGCTTTAGAATACTTGAAACCAGGCGGCACAATCACAACGACAACTTCTATCCAAGGTTATGACCCGAATCCATTGTTGCATGACTATGCCGCAACTAAAGCAGCGATTATTTCCTTGACTAAGAGCCTTGCTAAAGAATTGATCGAAAGAGGCATCCGTGTCAATTCAGTCGCACCTGGTCCATTCTGGTCACCATTACAAATCTCAGGCGGACAACCGCAAGATAAAATTCCAGAATTCGGCCAACAATCTATGATGGGACGTTCAGGCCAACCTGTTGAATTAGCCAGCACTTACGTTCTTTTAGCTTCAGACGAATCCAGCTATACAACAGGACAAGTCTATGGTGTCACAGGCGGTAAACAAATTAATTAA
- a CDS encoding amidohydrolase, translating into MTDINQVKKWRRVFHRHPEVSYAEFETTKRLRKILEEHEIKIVDYPLQTGLVAEVGQGEEVVALRTDIDALPILEQVDSEIRSTADGVMHACGHDIHMTTILAATMQLKAREAELPGRVRILFQAAEEVGSGAQQMVDAGVLDGVKVVTGFHNDPTLKVGEFAIKSGAMTSAVDRFAIHIQGKGGHAAKPEESNDPMIILGQLMTSIQSIVSRNVSAFDSAVVTIGEVSAGNTWNVIPDQAYMQGTVRTFNAATRAKAEGRLQDLCAGIGKAFDAEIELEYIHLPNAVINDEALTEKAVEAAEETGYSVQILAEPKTIGEDFSALSDTVPGVFAFIGSESDYDLHHPKYQPDERILETAPDYLVKLIQKLF; encoded by the coding sequence ATGACAGACATCAATCAAGTTAAGAAATGGAGACGTGTGTTTCACCGGCACCCGGAAGTGTCGTATGCAGAGTTTGAAACAACGAAGCGTCTAAGAAAAATATTAGAGGAACATGAGATTAAAATTGTAGATTATCCTTTACAAACGGGTCTGGTCGCAGAGGTAGGGCAAGGCGAGGAGGTTGTAGCATTGCGTACGGATATTGATGCGTTGCCGATATTAGAGCAGGTCGACAGTGAAATTCGCTCGACTGCTGACGGTGTGATGCATGCTTGCGGACATGACATTCACATGACGACTATTTTAGCAGCGACAATGCAGTTGAAAGCGCGAGAAGCGGAGTTGCCAGGGCGTGTACGAATTTTGTTTCAAGCAGCTGAAGAGGTAGGAAGCGGAGCACAGCAGATGGTGGATGCAGGTGTACTAGACGGGGTGAAAGTAGTTACGGGCTTTCACAATGATCCGACTTTGAAAGTGGGCGAGTTTGCGATTAAGTCGGGTGCGATGACTTCAGCGGTAGACCGCTTTGCGATACATATTCAAGGCAAAGGAGGACATGCTGCGAAACCTGAGGAAAGCAACGACCCGATGATTATCTTAGGGCAATTGATGACTAGCATTCAATCGATTGTCAGCCGTAATGTCTCTGCGTTTGATTCAGCGGTGGTAACGATTGGCGAAGTCTCAGCAGGCAATACGTGGAATGTGATTCCGGACCAAGCTTATATGCAGGGCACGGTGCGTACCTTTAATGCTGCAACGAGAGCAAAGGCAGAGGGACGCTTGCAGGATTTATGTGCAGGAATTGGAAAAGCGTTTGATGCAGAGATTGAACTTGAATATATCCATTTGCCGAATGCTGTAATAAACGATGAAGCGTTGACAGAGAAGGCGGTTGAAGCGGCTGAAGAGACGGGCTACAGTGTCCAAATCCTTGCAGAACCGAAAACAATCGGAGAAGATTTTTCAGCGCTGAGCGATACTGTGCCTGGAGTATTTGCCTTTATTGGTTCTGAAAGTGACTATGATTTGCATCATCCGAAGTATCAACCTGATGAACGAATTTTGGAAACAGCGCCTGATTATCTTGTTAAATTAATTCAAAAGTTATTTTAA